Proteins encoded by one window of Blastopirellula marina:
- a CDS encoding tetratricopeptide repeat protein, whose amino-acid sequence MRISSLQNLFCSGVIVLMACGWAIAEPIRLTLDESDQPVSEAKIAPVQHTEPVQPIISRPFSLSLTADGEPLETSAVRQASAEEPPTPNQDTSVSVRAPEGAQVAQPAANGPLRVYGIHQEKIDNPAALQGTSRFSEPEVPLNPATKAQPPASPMADAPLSRFTQTPSAGPPAETPSPAVNTKLPPVVPLTQATKEAEAKTFSVWQILPGQTSLTEIESQWGKPAQTRRIDQDKHVRLYEQQGDFAKVEIAVEKDQIVSVFLIPAKSMSLELVEQKFDLTKIEPAAVRDPSGRHLGKIYPERGILIPQAAEGSPLEVDRIIVQTPSAESFMIRASNRSPLDFRDRLNDYQLAIAQEPYSAEAWYQTSLILHRLGRDTEAFEAARKATSGVGSSAEHRLHRTLLIVVQGNLASGIQNTQQIAEDVTVANHVRAKAHCQWGDLLQMAGPQKNREAVQHHVKAIEIASPLVNDTNQDVRRAAKQVLVDAHMALAIDIATGDWEKKEQTINQWLLRSKVYIDDMVTNEQATGELRMAWLTKSLMARSFYNAPFDPGDAIDQIIGQYRELLSKTDDPFFHRALEWETGQALSQAVFIEHARDQHDSALKLAEQAKAFLKGGLAGREVGIADHLLLGNLYFRAGAICAVQKQDHAAAVGWYEMAMNHLTDPSLQSIMLDRRGESLVSMGVSFWSVGNREQGIALTEQGKSLIEAATGQNAALQKKLIVPLDNLAEMYRELGNAQKSAQYTASAQKIRESLGDNTISR is encoded by the coding sequence ATGCGTATTTCATCCCTTCAAAATCTGTTCTGTTCGGGCGTAATAGTCCTCATGGCTTGTGGTTGGGCTATCGCCGAACCAATTCGCTTGACGCTGGACGAATCTGACCAGCCAGTCTCCGAAGCGAAGATTGCCCCGGTACAACATACGGAACCTGTCCAACCAATCATCTCGCGTCCGTTCTCCCTTTCGTTAACTGCGGATGGAGAGCCGCTCGAGACGTCTGCCGTTCGACAGGCTTCCGCTGAAGAGCCGCCAACCCCTAACCAAGACACCAGTGTATCGGTCCGCGCACCGGAAGGGGCTCAAGTTGCCCAGCCGGCAGCGAATGGCCCACTTCGCGTCTATGGAATTCACCAAGAGAAGATCGACAATCCCGCGGCCCTTCAAGGGACTTCACGTTTTTCCGAACCGGAGGTTCCGCTCAATCCGGCCACGAAAGCCCAGCCCCCGGCCTCGCCGATGGCTGATGCCCCACTCTCTCGATTCACTCAGACACCGTCAGCCGGCCCCCCCGCCGAGACACCAAGTCCCGCAGTGAATACAAAGCTGCCACCCGTTGTTCCGCTGACTCAAGCAACGAAGGAAGCCGAAGCCAAGACGTTTTCGGTCTGGCAGATTCTCCCAGGTCAGACTTCCCTGACGGAGATCGAAAGTCAGTGGGGCAAACCTGCTCAGACGCGTCGGATCGATCAAGACAAACATGTTCGGCTATACGAACAACAAGGGGATTTCGCGAAAGTTGAAATCGCGGTCGAGAAGGATCAGATCGTCTCTGTGTTTCTCATTCCTGCCAAGTCAATGTCGCTTGAACTGGTCGAACAGAAGTTTGATCTGACAAAAATCGAACCTGCCGCCGTACGCGATCCATCGGGACGTCACCTGGGCAAGATCTACCCAGAGCGTGGCATTCTGATTCCCCAGGCCGCCGAAGGTAGTCCCCTGGAGGTCGATCGAATCATCGTTCAAACTCCCTCCGCGGAATCGTTCATGATCCGGGCAAGCAATCGTTCACCTCTCGATTTCCGTGACCGCTTGAACGACTACCAATTGGCGATCGCCCAAGAACCCTATTCCGCAGAAGCGTGGTACCAAACCTCGTTGATCTTGCATCGACTGGGGCGTGATACGGAAGCTTTTGAAGCCGCCAGAAAAGCGACTTCAGGCGTTGGCTCTTCCGCCGAACATCGACTGCACCGGACTCTTCTAATCGTCGTTCAAGGCAACCTGGCCAGCGGTATCCAGAACACGCAACAAATCGCAGAAGATGTGACCGTCGCCAATCACGTTCGAGCGAAGGCCCACTGCCAGTGGGGCGATTTACTGCAGATGGCAGGACCGCAGAAGAATCGTGAAGCGGTCCAACACCACGTCAAAGCGATCGAGATCGCCTCCCCGCTGGTCAACGACACCAATCAAGACGTTCGACGTGCCGCCAAGCAGGTGCTCGTCGACGCGCATATGGCCCTGGCAATCGATATCGCCACCGGTGATTGGGAAAAGAAAGAACAGACCATCAATCAGTGGCTTCTACGATCCAAGGTTTACATAGACGACATGGTCACCAACGAACAGGCCACCGGCGAGCTTCGCATGGCCTGGCTCACCAAATCGTTGATGGCCCGCAGCTTTTACAATGCTCCCTTCGATCCAGGCGATGCGATCGATCAAATCATCGGGCAATATCGTGAGCTACTCAGCAAGACGGACGATCCTTTCTTCCACCGAGCTCTCGAATGGGAAACGGGTCAGGCCTTGTCGCAGGCCGTCTTCATTGAGCACGCGCGCGACCAGCATGACTCAGCTTTGAAACTAGCTGAACAAGCGAAAGCATTTCTCAAGGGTGGTTTAGCCGGCCGCGAGGTCGGGATTGCTGATCATCTCCTGCTCGGGAATCTTTATTTTCGAGCCGGAGCCATTTGTGCGGTCCAGAAACAAGATCATGCCGCGGCAGTTGGTTGGTACGAAATGGCCATGAATCACCTTACCGATCCATCCCTGCAAAGTATCATGCTCGACCGCCGGGGCGAGTCGCTTGTGAGTATGGGTGTCTCATTCTGGTCGGTCGGAAATCGCGAGCAAGGAATTGCCTTGACCGAGCAAGGGAAATCCTTGATCGAAGCGGCTACCGGCCAGAACGCGGCCTTGCAGAAGAAACTGATCGTGCCGCTAGACAACCTGGCCGAGATGTATCGCGAACTGGGCAATGCTCAGAAGAGTGCCCAATACACGGCATCCGCTCAGAAAATCCGCGAATCGCTCGGCGACAATACGATCTCGCGATAG
- a CDS encoding LysR family transcriptional regulator has product MEIHQLRYFVAVAELENFTRAAEQCHVTQPSLSQQIAKLERELGTRLLDRLGRTVVLTDSGKELLPRARRILKEVDSAEGWFKKPEGPESISLRVGALPTIAPFQLPQIIQHFRQQMPQVMLTLVEDYTDHLLDRLLKGTLDVAILALPIEDTRIQVEPLFREALMVALPPSHPLADKPSLSFSQVRQEPFVLLHEVHCLGEQILGFCRQQEFQPHVVCESAQISTIQELIRLGVGISLLPEMAIDPADDSCVYLPIRKIQPFRTIAAAWNRHRTVTRPQNLLLDILRREESVATK; this is encoded by the coding sequence ATGGAAATTCATCAACTGCGTTACTTTGTTGCGGTCGCGGAACTCGAGAACTTCACGCGTGCTGCCGAGCAGTGCCATGTCACTCAGCCGTCGCTCAGCCAGCAGATTGCCAAACTGGAACGCGAACTCGGAACGAGGCTGTTGGACCGGCTGGGCAGAACGGTCGTTTTGACCGACTCGGGTAAGGAGTTGTTACCTCGTGCTCGGCGAATCCTCAAGGAAGTCGACTCGGCCGAAGGATGGTTCAAGAAGCCGGAAGGCCCGGAATCGATCAGCTTGAGAGTGGGAGCCTTACCAACGATTGCTCCCTTTCAGCTACCGCAGATTATTCAACATTTTCGCCAGCAGATGCCGCAGGTCATGTTGACGTTGGTCGAAGACTATACCGACCACCTGCTCGACCGACTGCTGAAGGGGACTCTCGACGTCGCCATACTGGCTTTGCCGATCGAAGATACGCGAATTCAGGTGGAGCCCTTGTTTCGCGAAGCGTTGATGGTCGCACTGCCCCCATCGCATCCGCTGGCCGATAAGCCCTCTCTCTCTTTCAGCCAGGTGCGTCAGGAACCCTTTGTCCTGCTGCACGAAGTGCACTGCCTGGGGGAACAGATTCTCGGTTTTTGCCGTCAGCAAGAGTTTCAGCCGCACGTGGTTTGCGAGAGTGCCCAGATCTCGACAATCCAGGAACTAATTCGTTTGGGCGTAGGGATTTCACTGCTTCCTGAAATGGCGATCGATCCGGCTGACGACTCGTGCGTTTACCTTCCTATACGCAAGATCCAGCCCTTCCGTACCATTGCCGCAGCTTGGAATCGACATCGAACGGTCACGCGTCCTCAGAACCTCTTGCTCGATATTCTTCGTCGGGAAGAATCGGTGGCGACGAAATAA
- a CDS encoding adenylate/guanylate cyclase domain-containing protein, whose product MHNPYPRPHEPQGSAGVSLSIFVDGHQQPIFDDQLGREVLELNLKQRIILGRQDVAKGDPGPFRTITFTDHRKLIITSFHQREVSRRSLDISPDAAGNYLRVGNIGNHEVPMSPASEGRIAHQQVRTFVTSELIQNPVRLMIGDNLAIQLSGFGAPAEHHLPEHSPTNISQSVADVAMMMRQSRMADGYATPSGPSSADVERILGAVSDVLEKAASSPDFFSSAAENVCKLGNFDSCSYLGLDQLANQWQCEATWPSTDSGEIEGPIYDSQALEYIWSNRQTWSTPVVDGEERPKERVVVTPVLSHDSVVGALYASKRPGLLGDDTMADCEVKFVEVIRDCLTVGLERLKKEQEAAKQQVCLAQFFPPGIADRILYDETLLETREENITVLFCDIRGFSTISSALGSVQTLQWLREVLGELSESVIRHDGVLLEYVGDELVAMWGAPDYQPEHPNLACQAAIDMIRKLDQLNQLWSDRIPDELLPFGLTIGINTGDCVVGKKGTDYKYMWGPLGPTVNIASRIQGATKQFCPKQERDESGTIYYPPEILITESTRLGVTTNMPTRFLGTIKVVNIPEPIRVHELSARASGSWNQLRQNYEAAYRQFEERNFLEALNTLDVISKVEECQSDGPTKCLRDRALTLLQNPKLIGKEHPVWMLDQK is encoded by the coding sequence CAAAGGGGACCCAGGCCCGTTTCGCACGATCACGTTTACCGACCACCGAAAACTGATCATTACGTCGTTCCATCAACGGGAAGTTTCCCGTCGGTCCCTCGACATTTCGCCGGACGCTGCCGGCAACTATCTCCGCGTGGGGAACATTGGCAATCACGAAGTGCCCATGTCGCCTGCTTCGGAAGGTCGTATCGCCCACCAACAAGTTCGCACGTTTGTCACCAGTGAGCTAATTCAAAACCCCGTTCGTTTGATGATCGGGGATAACTTAGCCATTCAATTGTCTGGTTTCGGTGCCCCGGCCGAACATCATCTTCCCGAGCACAGCCCCACGAATATCTCGCAAAGTGTTGCCGACGTGGCCATGATGATGCGACAAAGCCGGATGGCAGATGGCTATGCAACCCCTAGCGGTCCATCCAGTGCTGATGTCGAACGCATCTTGGGTGCCGTGAGTGACGTTCTCGAGAAAGCAGCCAGCTCTCCTGACTTCTTTTCATCAGCCGCTGAGAATGTCTGTAAACTTGGCAACTTCGATTCGTGCTCGTATCTGGGCCTCGATCAATTGGCCAACCAGTGGCAATGCGAAGCAACCTGGCCATCGACCGACTCCGGAGAGATTGAAGGTCCTATCTACGACAGCCAGGCCCTGGAATACATCTGGTCCAATCGCCAAACATGGTCAACACCCGTAGTCGACGGGGAAGAGCGCCCGAAGGAGCGTGTCGTAGTGACTCCGGTCCTTTCCCACGATAGCGTCGTCGGGGCTCTCTACGCGTCAAAGCGTCCCGGTCTTCTGGGCGACGACACAATGGCCGATTGCGAGGTCAAGTTTGTCGAAGTCATTCGCGATTGCCTCACAGTAGGGCTCGAGCGACTCAAGAAAGAACAAGAGGCTGCCAAACAACAAGTATGTCTCGCTCAGTTCTTCCCGCCTGGTATTGCCGACCGCATTCTCTACGACGAAACGCTGCTCGAGACACGCGAAGAAAACATCACGGTGCTCTTCTGCGATATCCGGGGTTTCAGCACGATCAGCTCCGCATTGGGATCGGTTCAAACTTTGCAGTGGTTGCGAGAAGTCCTGGGTGAACTATCCGAAAGCGTTATCCGTCACGATGGCGTGCTGCTGGAATACGTCGGCGACGAGTTGGTCGCGATGTGGGGTGCCCCAGACTACCAACCTGAACACCCCAACCTCGCTTGCCAGGCAGCGATCGACATGATTCGGAAGCTCGATCAACTGAACCAGCTATGGTCCGATCGCATCCCGGACGAGCTTCTGCCGTTTGGCCTGACCATTGGGATCAATACCGGCGACTGCGTGGTTGGGAAGAAGGGAACCGACTACAAGTACATGTGGGGCCCACTTGGTCCAACCGTGAATATCGCCAGCCGCATTCAAGGGGCTACCAAGCAGTTCTGCCCGAAGCAGGAACGGGACGAATCAGGGACAATCTATTACCCGCCTGAGATTTTGATCACCGAATCAACGCGGTTAGGCGTCACCACCAACATGCCGACGCGTTTCCTCGGAACGATCAAAGTTGTCAATATTCCGGAACCCATTCGCGTCCACGAACTTTCTGCCAGGGCTTCGGGTAGCTGGAATCAGTTGCGGCAAAACTACGAAGCAGCCTATCGTCAGTTTGAAGAACGAAACTTCCTGGAAGCTCTGAACACGTTAGACGTGATCTCCAAAGTCGAAGAGTGCCAGTCCGACGGTCCCACCAAGTGCCTCCGCGATCGGGCTCTGACACTGCTGCAAAACCCCAAACTGATCGGCAAAGAACATCCCGTCTGGATGCTCGATCAGAAGTAA